A genomic region of Arachis hypogaea cultivar Tifrunner chromosome 5, arahy.Tifrunner.gnm2.J5K5, whole genome shotgun sequence contains the following coding sequences:
- the LOC114927752 gene encoding uncharacterized protein: MFCIRHISSNFLRAFKVPHLQKLVVNIGYSRTVEEYNINYKRLEERGEAYARWCDAIGLRHWVLAFDEGHRWGHMTTNLVECINSVLKGARNLPVLALVRATYYRLNELFTWKSAETHERKRAGFTYSAFAQQRIEASMQQAGNIVVHRFDRRNEVFEVREMTTGKVLVVDLARRTCDCGHFQVERIPCRHVIACCANQRLDWQLYVHEVYKMTEVRKVYRFEFTPLGDPETWPAYEGPTLVANPALRRTSKGRPKLTRYLNEMDSRDMRGPRICRLCGAQGHSRSRCPQRAGPSGAGS, encoded by the coding sequence ATGTTTTGTATAAGACACATCAGCAGTAACTTCTTAAGGGCATTCAAAGTCCCTCACTTGCAGAAGCTTGTTGTCAATATAGGGTATTCAAGAACGGTGGAGGAGTACAATATCAACTATAAGAGGTTGGAAGAACGAGGCGAGGCATATGCCAGGTGGTGCGATGCCATCGGACTCAGACATTGGGTATTGGCATTCGACGAGGGACATCGATGGGGCCATATGACAACGAACCTTGTCGAGTGTATTAACTCAGTGTTGAAGGGTGCCCGTAATCTACCTGTGTTGGCGCTGGTCCGAGCAACATATTATAGGTTAAATGAACTCTTTACATGGAAGAGTGCCGAGACTCACGAACGCAAGCGTGCTGGATTTACGTACTCCGCATTTGCGCAACAGCGGATAGAAGCAAGTATGCAACAGGCTGGGAATATAGTTGTGCACCGCTTTGATAGACGAAATGAGGTGTTTGAGGTGCGCGAAATGACTACTGGAAAGGTGTTAGTTGTTGATCTAGCGCGACGAACGTGTGACTGTGGGCACTTTCAGGTTGAACGAATACCATGTCGCCATGTTATTGCTTGCTGTGCTAACCAGCGGCTCGATTGGCAGTTGTATGTGCATGAGGTGTACAAGATGACGGAAGTTCGTAAGGTATATAGGTTTGAGTTCACACCATTAGGAGATCCCGAGACATGGCCTGCTTATGAGGGACCCACATTGGTCGCTAATCCCGCACTGAGGCGAACGTCTAAAGGCAGGCCCAAACTGACCCGATACCTGAACGAAATGGACTCACGTGACATGCGTGGTCCTCGGATATGCCGTCTCTGTGGTGCTCAGGGTCATAGTCGGAGTAGGTGTCCGCAGCGTGCTGGACCGAGTGGTGCTGGTTCATAG
- the LOC112803336 gene encoding uncharacterized protein gives MEDTANLVVYRDGEIIRNTHEGVRFVSQNPFSFVVPCTMTLMELQNGLCQSMENGTLMRVSRILYRNPVVVFGGLIQFDSIPITDEVSMQNMFQIHRQTYMRHPQIELYVEFEAVEAVAVQNDIDVNDDIAAVYEEMNSDSEEDFEATYEAGDEDKDGDVGVEAAVENVVVHPSSSQPMGVPPFMCELDLDAMHAPEFPEYANRGIADPEDGEFRIGMEYSSRKSVVAAIRSFTISRGVNYDVYESESQTFYAKCKMYGRGCDWLIRASLIRRKNCWEIHRYNGRHTCTIGTISQDHSKLDSDTVAEAIRPLVETDPSIKVKSIIAEVQSRFNYTVSYQKAWLEKQKSVANVFGDWEESYQALPWWLSVMVQKIPGSFVQIETRPFYNGNEEAQSVKILHRVFWSFNPCIRAFRHCKPLVQVDGTHLYGKYKGTLLVAVAQDGN, from the exons ATGGAGGACACCGCAAATTTGGTGGTGTATCGTGATGGTGAGATAATACGTaatactcatgagggagtgagGTTTGTGTCACAAAATCCATTTTCGTTTGTGGTTCCATGCACGATGACGTTAATGGAGCTGCAGAATGGCCTATGTCAAAGCATGGAGAATGGTACGTTAATGAGAGTGAGCAGAATTCTGTACCGGAATCCGGTTGTGgtttttggtggtctaatacagtttgatTCCATTCCGATCACGGATGAAGTGAGTATGCAGAATATGTTTCAAATTCATCGGCAGACTTATATGAGACACCCACAGATTGAgttgtacgttgagtttgaaGCTGTAGAGGCAGTAGCGGTCCAAAATGATATAGATGTAAATGATGATATAGCTGCAGTGTACGAAGAAATGAATAGTGACAGCGAAGAGGACTTCGAAGCCACTTATGAAGCCGGCGACGAAGATAAGGATGGCGATGTGGGAGTTGAGGCAGCAGTGGAGAATGTAGTGGTTCATCCCTCGAGCAGTCAACCGATGGGCGTTCCACCTTTTATGTGTGAGTTGGATCTCGATGCCATGCATGCCCCCGAGTTTCCGGAATATGCAAACAGAG GTATTGCTGATCCTGAGGACGGAGAGTTCCGAATTGGAATGGAATACAGTTCTAGAAAGTCGGTCGTTGCAGCAATTAGAAGTTTCACTATATCTAGAGGAGTTAACTATGATGTGTATGAGTCTGAGTCACAGAcattctatgcaaaatgcaagatgtACGGGCGTGGATGTGACTGGCTTATCCGAGCCAGCTTGATACGGAGAAAAAATTGTTGGGAGATACACAGATACAACGGTAGGCACACGTGCACCATCGGaacgatttcacaagatcattcCAAGTTGGACTCAGATACAGTTGCTGAGGCTATAAGGCCGTTGGTCGAGACGGACCCGTCCATCAAGGTGAAATCTATAATTGCGGAAGTCCAGTCAAGGTTCAACTATACCGTCAGTTATCAAAAGGCTTGGTTGGAAAAGCAGAAGTCCGTTGCCAACGTTTTCGGTGATTGGGAGGAATCTTACCAAGCATTGCCGTGGTGGCTCTCGGTCATGGTGCAGAAGATTCCTGGTTCATTTGTCCAAATAGAAacacgaccattctacaatgggAATGAGGAGGCACAAAGTGTAAAAATACTTCATCGTGTATTttggagtttcaatccatgcatTAGGGCATTCAGGCATTGCAAGCCCTTGGTTCAGGTTGATGGCACACACCTATACGGAAAATACAAAGGTACACTTCTAGTCGctgttgcacaagatgggaacTAG
- the LOC112800982 gene encoding uncharacterized protein, translated as MELLKLSKFKLQLQSLISEVRYLRDRERSATEQHRQQIQRQKQNEEELTMKIQELQQELASVKEDCQKLERQVNYLQNDNAMLESKHKELKGTLNSVLQSRENFVHAYEESTAQMKRSIETKDRMINVLSEKINSHLLLFDSVEKEVFYVKQIVDKVQNLVNDKEEVVTSLRNKMDRVSTFEKEFVENITDLRNRLENNEAELRRKDRVISQLEAKLDAARLSNNDRAHIEEIKQTLSAKDVEIQNLISDKEALQYEVGSLQHILQRIQDTIMNTNEEDKMLFSSILSQKEASTTDLKATNNRMEDIVPSKEEKAHEPTEC; from the exons ATGGAACTTCTGAAGCTCTCAAAGTTCAAGCTCCAACTTCAATCCCTAATTTCCGAAGTTCGATATCTCAGG GACAGAGAACGCTCTGCCACGGAACAGCACCGCCAACAAATCCAG AGGCAGAAGCAGAATGAGGAAGAGTTGACTATGAAGATACAGGAATTGCAGCAAGAGTTAGCTTCGGTCAAAGAAGATTGCCAGAAACTGGAGAGACAG GTAAATTACCTACAGAATGATAATGCGATGCTTGAAAGCAAGCACAAAGAGTTGAAGGGAACCCTAAATAGCGTGCTACAGTCTAGGGAGAATTTCGTGCATGCTTATGAG GAATCTACTGCTCAAATGAAACGTTCAATTGAAACCAAAGACAGGATGATCAATGTTCTTTCAGAGAAAATAAACTCTCACTTATTGTTATTTGATTCGGTAGAGAAGGAGGTGTTTTATGTCAAGCAAATTGTGGACAAAGTGCAGAATCTTGTAAATGATAAAGAGGAAGTTG TGACTAGCCTGAGAAACAAAATGGACCGGGTCTCTacatttgaaaaagaatttgtag AAAATATTACTGATCTAAGAAATAGACTGGAAAACAATGAGGCTGAATTACGAAGAAAGGATAGAGTCATCTCACAGCTAGAAGCAAAGCTGGATGCGGCAAGACTTAGCAATAATGATCGAGCTCATATAGAAGAA ATAAAGCAAACTTTATCAGCAAAGGATGTGGAGAtacaaaacttaatttcagaTAAAGAG GCATTACAATATGAAGTTGGAAGTTTACAACACATCCTACAGAGGATTCAGGACACTATAATGAATACGAATGAAGAG GACAAAATGTTATTCTCCTCAATTTTGTCACAAAAAGAAGCAAGCACAACAGATCTGAAGGCTACAAATAATAG GATGGAAGATATTGTTCCAAGCAAGGAAGAGAAGGCTCATGAACCTACTGAATGCTGA
- the LOC112800983 gene encoding transketolase, chloroplastic codes for MTMLQKMAKLMEYSHLLDKADECEDPYMRLVYAYNLRKEGKAVRVGSFVSWELFNEQSEAYKESVLPAAVSAGV; via the exons ATGACTATGCTTCAGAAAATGGCCAAG TTGATGGAGTACTCCCACTTGCTTGATAAAGCAGATGAGTGTGAGGATCCATACATGCGGCTTGTGTATGCAT ATAATCTCAGAAAGGAAGGTAAGGCCGTTAGAGTCGGTTCATTCGTTTCATGGGAACTTTTCAACGAGCAATCGGAAGCATACAAGGAGAGTGTTCTCCCTGCTGCTGTTTCAGCTGGTGTTTAG
- the LOC112800985 gene encoding pentatricopeptide repeat-containing protein At3g42630 isoform X1: MLLPHDPSSHVSFSHWSMAAGSLSWNVSAFFCCHQSSVTVVAKEQRIGIRKLVILRCKGLDGYRDRSSFAKKSDIVFHDMNVDDCLPKMSTLSAEMLYYAESGFIPQAHTIWEQLVNSSFVPSIKFISKLFDGYEKHRNFNGVLEILHYVSWRNFGILPHVYSLAISCFGRGGQLELMEETVKEMVSRGFRIGSKTGNAFLLYYCIFGSLKEMENAYARVKRSGFMINEEAIRAMASAYIRERKFYHLGEFLRDVGLGRKNVGNLLWNLMLLSYAANFKMKSLQREFLRMVEAGFRPDVTTFNIRALAFSRMSLFWDLHLSIEHMVDAKVIPDLVIYGCVVDAYLDKKLGKNLYFALNKLNLDHSPQLLTDPLVFEAFGKGDFHTSAEAFLEFKTHRQWTYRVLVQKYLKRYYRRDQIFWNY, from the exons ATGCTTCTTCCTCATGATCCTTCATCTCATGTCTCTTTCTCTCATTGGTCCATGGCTGCTGGTTCACTTTCTTGGAATGTATCAGCCTTCTTCTGTTGCCACCAATCATCTGTCACTGTGGTCGCAAAAGAACAGCGAATTGGGATCCGCAAATTG GTAATCTTGCGGTGTAAAGGCCTGGACGGCTATCGAGACCGTTCTTCCTTTGCAAAAAAATCTGACATTGTTTTTCATGATATGAATGTTGATGATTGCCTGCCCAAAATGTCTACTTTGTCTGCAGAGATGTTATACTATGCAGAGAGTGGCTTCATTCCTCAAGCGCACACTATATGGGAGCAACTTGTTAACAGTTCTTTTGTACCATCAATTAAATTCATCTCGAAATTGTTTGATGGTTATGAAAAGCACAGGAATTTCAATGGCGTGCTTGAGATTCTACATTATGTCAGTTGGAGAAATTTTGGCATATTACCTCATGTTTACTCTTTGGCTATCTCATGCTTTGGAAGAGGAGGACAGCTTGAGTTGATGGAAGAAACTGTAAAGGAAATGGTTTCGAGGGGTTTCCGTATTGGTTCCAAGACTGGTAATGCTTTCCTTTTGTATTACTGTATTTTTGGTTCTTTGAAAGAGATGGAGAATGCATATGCACGCGTTAAGAGATCTGGATTTATGATAAACGAGGAAGCAATCAGGGCCATGGCCTCTGCATATATAAGGGAGAGAAAATTCTATCATTTGGGTGAGTTCCTAAGAGATGTGGGTCTAGGCAGGAAAAATGTGGGGAACCTTTTATGGAATCTTATGCTACTTTCTTATGCTgccaattttaaaatgaaaagctTGCAGCGAGAATTTCTCAGAATGGTGGAAGCTGGATTCCGGCCCGACGTTACAACCTTTAATATTCGTGCTCTGGCCTTTTCAAGGATGTCTTTGTTCTGGGACCTTCACCTCAGCATCGAACATATGGTAGATGCGAAAGTGATCCCTGATCTGGTGATATATGGCTGTGTAGTTGATGCATACTTGGATAAAAAGCTTGGAAAAAACCTGTACTTTGCTTTAAACAAGTTGAACTTGGATCATTCTCCGCAATTATTAACTGATCCACTTGTGTTTGAGGCTTTTGGTAAAGGGGACTTTCATACGAGTGCAGAAGCATTTTTGGAGTTCAAGACGCACAGACAGTGGACTTACAGGGTTCTAGTACAAAAATATCTTAAAAGATATTACCGGAGAGACCAGATATTTTGGAACTACTAA
- the LOC112800985 gene encoding pentatricopeptide repeat-containing protein At3g42630 isoform X2 → MNVDDCLPKMSTLSAEMLYYAESGFIPQAHTIWEQLVNSSFVPSIKFISKLFDGYEKHRNFNGVLEILHYVSWRNFGILPHVYSLAISCFGRGGQLELMEETVKEMVSRGFRIGSKTGNAFLLYYCIFGSLKEMENAYARVKRSGFMINEEAIRAMASAYIRERKFYHLGEFLRDVGLGRKNVGNLLWNLMLLSYAANFKMKSLQREFLRMVEAGFRPDVTTFNIRALAFSRMSLFWDLHLSIEHMVDAKVIPDLVIYGCVVDAYLDKKLGKNLYFALNKLNLDHSPQLLTDPLVFEAFGKGDFHTSAEAFLEFKTHRQWTYRVLVQKYLKRYYRRDQIFWNY, encoded by the coding sequence ATGAATGTTGATGATTGCCTGCCCAAAATGTCTACTTTGTCTGCAGAGATGTTATACTATGCAGAGAGTGGCTTCATTCCTCAAGCGCACACTATATGGGAGCAACTTGTTAACAGTTCTTTTGTACCATCAATTAAATTCATCTCGAAATTGTTTGATGGTTATGAAAAGCACAGGAATTTCAATGGCGTGCTTGAGATTCTACATTATGTCAGTTGGAGAAATTTTGGCATATTACCTCATGTTTACTCTTTGGCTATCTCATGCTTTGGAAGAGGAGGACAGCTTGAGTTGATGGAAGAAACTGTAAAGGAAATGGTTTCGAGGGGTTTCCGTATTGGTTCCAAGACTGGTAATGCTTTCCTTTTGTATTACTGTATTTTTGGTTCTTTGAAAGAGATGGAGAATGCATATGCACGCGTTAAGAGATCTGGATTTATGATAAACGAGGAAGCAATCAGGGCCATGGCCTCTGCATATATAAGGGAGAGAAAATTCTATCATTTGGGTGAGTTCCTAAGAGATGTGGGTCTAGGCAGGAAAAATGTGGGGAACCTTTTATGGAATCTTATGCTACTTTCTTATGCTgccaattttaaaatgaaaagctTGCAGCGAGAATTTCTCAGAATGGTGGAAGCTGGATTCCGGCCCGACGTTACAACCTTTAATATTCGTGCTCTGGCCTTTTCAAGGATGTCTTTGTTCTGGGACCTTCACCTCAGCATCGAACATATGGTAGATGCGAAAGTGATCCCTGATCTGGTGATATATGGCTGTGTAGTTGATGCATACTTGGATAAAAAGCTTGGAAAAAACCTGTACTTTGCTTTAAACAAGTTGAACTTGGATCATTCTCCGCAATTATTAACTGATCCACTTGTGTTTGAGGCTTTTGGTAAAGGGGACTTTCATACGAGTGCAGAAGCATTTTTGGAGTTCAAGACGCACAGACAGTGGACTTACAGGGTTCTAGTACAAAAATATCTTAAAAGATATTACCGGAGAGACCAGATATTTTGGAACTACTAA